One genomic segment of Mastomys coucha isolate ucsf_1 unplaced genomic scaffold, UCSF_Mcou_1 pScaffold22, whole genome shotgun sequence includes these proteins:
- the Pvrig gene encoding LOW QUALITY PROTEIN: transmembrane protein PVRIG (The sequence of the model RefSeq protein was modified relative to this genomic sequence to represent the inferred CDS: deleted 1 base in 1 codon; substituted 2 bases at 2 genomic stop codons) has translation MDWTQTVVLFSTSLTLCVSAGDPEMWVQVQMEATNSLSFSVHCGILGCNFISLVTVSWKGFVDAGGTXLAVLHPELGTQQWAPASQAYWETLKSISVTLTLEPSKARRSLANTTFCCEFVTFPHGSRVSCRGLHSSDPXLSAPTPAPILQTDLVGILGTSGFFLFGFTFMLCLRWQQRHWCLSKSQPSLTSTQAQMETQIRLEGWCLEQDTRDPQLDRDLGSHLTLLHPLSWPLGSCCVPLQETSTPGSCMIRRGDEMSESLVSCFNTLEPSLKDREAGERVQGRESGSLLREKLNISIRGFHTHPWKPC, from the exons ATGGACTGGACACAGACCGTGGTCCTATTCTCAACATCGCTGACCCTCTGTGTCTCTGCAGGTGA CCCTGAGATGTGGGTGCAAGTCCAGATGGAGGCCACCAAC TCTCTATCCTTCTCAGTTCACTGTGGGATCTTAGGATGTAACTTCATCTCCCTGGTAACAGTGAGCTGGAAAGGATTTGTTGATGCTGGAGGGACTTAACTAGCTGTGTTGCACCCAGAACTTGGCACCCAGCAGTGGGCTCCTGCCAGCCAGGCCTACTGGGAAACCCTAAAGAGCATCTCTGTCACTCTGACCCTGGAGCCATCCAAAGCAAGACGCTCCCTAGCCAACACCACATTCTGCTGTGAGTTTGTTACCTTCCCTCATGGTTCCAGGGTTTCCTGTAGAGGCCTGCATAGCTCAGATCCAT GACTTTCTGCTCCGACTCCAGCCCCCATTCTTCAAACAGACCTGGTGGGGATTTTGGGAACCTCAGGGTTTTTCCTGTTTGGTTTCACCTTTATGCTATGTCTCCGGTGGCAGCAGAGGCACTG GTGTTTGAGTAAATCTCAGCCGTCCCTCACCAGCACCCAGGCACAAATGGAGACTCAGATAAGGCTTGAAGGATGGTGTCTGGAGCAGGACACCCGGGATCCACAGCTGGACAGGGACTTGGGGTCTCACCTGACTCTCCTTCATCCCCTATCCTGGCCACTGGG gagcTGCTGCGTTCCTTTGCAGGAGACAAGCACCCCGGGCTCCTGCATGATCCGTAGAGGAGACGAAATGAGTGAGAGCCTTGTGAGCT GCTTCAATACCCTTGAACCAAGCCTGAAAGACAGAGAAGCTGGGGAACGTGTACAGGGCAGAGAATCAGGAAGTCTCTTACGGGAAAAACTGAACATCAGCATAAGAGGCTTCCACACGCACCCGTGGAAACCCTGTTAG